From Caulobacter segnis, a single genomic window includes:
- a CDS encoding BlaI/MecI/CopY family transcriptional regulator has protein sequence MHITAAEAHVMEALWRRQPLSADDLVAEVGASQQWGEATVKTLINRLLKKKAIKSERAEGKHGYRPLIDRSAYVQAESQGLLDRLFDGQLAPLISHFAQHRPLKADEVARLKKLIDEMGE, from the coding sequence ATGCACATCACCGCCGCCGAAGCCCACGTCATGGAAGCGCTCTGGCGCCGTCAGCCGCTGTCGGCCGACGATCTGGTCGCCGAGGTGGGCGCGTCCCAGCAATGGGGCGAGGCCACGGTCAAGACGCTGATCAATCGCCTCTTGAAGAAGAAGGCGATCAAGTCCGAGCGGGCCGAGGGCAAGCACGGCTATCGTCCGCTGATCGACCGCAGCGCCTATGTCCAGGCCGAGAGCCAGGGCCTGCTGGACCGCCTGTTCGACGGCCAACTGGCTCCGCTGATCAGCCACTTCGCCCAGCATCGCCCGCTGAAGGCCGACGAGGTGGCGCGGCTGAAGAAGCTGATCGACGAGATGGGCGAGTAG
- a CDS encoding MFS transporter — translation MDFSKAPAPSEKVGRYRWVVVTLLFAAMVINYVDRQTIGLLKADLSKEFGWNETHYADLVFYFQLAYAVAYLAWGKIMDKIGARWGFGIAFAIWQIAHIAHAAARGFGGFVFARMGLGIGEAGGFPGGIKAVAEWFPKKERAFATGLFNAGTNIGAIVTPLVVPGIVLAFGWQMAFIVTGVAGLVWLPIWLLVYRRPREAKNLSAAELAYIEQDPADPVEKIGWAKLLTKRETWAFALGKFLIDPIWWMFLFWLPDFLGKRYGLDLKSFGPPLIAIYLLSDVGSVAGGWMSSTLMKNGATINKARKLTMLVCALLAVPVMFAAKADSVWLAVLIIGIATAAHQGFSANLYTLPSDVFPRGAVGSVVGIGGMLGAFGGMAFSKYIGQVLEQIGTYTPIFIVAGSAYLIALLVIHLLTPKMEPVTI, via the coding sequence ATGGATTTTTCGAAAGCGCCCGCCCCGTCCGAAAAAGTAGGACGGTATCGTTGGGTGGTCGTCACGCTGCTGTTCGCGGCGATGGTCATCAACTACGTCGATCGCCAGACGATCGGCCTCCTGAAGGCGGACCTGTCGAAGGAATTCGGCTGGAACGAGACTCACTACGCCGACCTCGTGTTCTACTTCCAGCTGGCCTACGCCGTGGCGTACCTGGCCTGGGGCAAGATCATGGACAAGATCGGGGCCCGCTGGGGCTTCGGCATCGCGTTCGCGATCTGGCAGATCGCCCACATCGCCCACGCCGCCGCGCGCGGCTTCGGCGGCTTCGTCTTCGCCCGCATGGGCCTGGGCATCGGTGAGGCCGGCGGCTTCCCCGGCGGCATCAAGGCCGTGGCCGAGTGGTTCCCCAAGAAGGAACGCGCCTTCGCCACCGGCCTGTTCAACGCCGGCACCAACATCGGCGCCATCGTCACCCCGCTGGTCGTGCCGGGCATCGTGCTGGCCTTCGGCTGGCAGATGGCCTTCATCGTCACCGGCGTCGCCGGCCTGGTCTGGCTGCCGATCTGGCTGCTGGTCTATCGCCGCCCGCGTGAAGCCAAGAACCTGTCGGCGGCCGAACTGGCCTATATCGAACAGGATCCGGCCGACCCCGTCGAGAAGATCGGCTGGGCCAAGCTGCTGACCAAGCGCGAGACCTGGGCCTTCGCCCTGGGCAAGTTCCTGATCGACCCGATCTGGTGGATGTTCCTGTTCTGGCTGCCGGACTTCCTGGGCAAGCGCTACGGCCTGGACCTGAAGTCGTTCGGCCCGCCGCTGATCGCCATCTACCTGCTGTCAGACGTCGGTTCGGTCGCCGGCGGCTGGATGTCCTCGACCCTGATGAAGAACGGCGCGACCATCAACAAGGCCCGCAAGCTGACCATGCTGGTCTGCGCCCTGCTGGCCGTGCCGGTGATGTTCGCCGCCAAGGCAGACAGCGTCTGGCTGGCCGTGCTGATCATCGGTATCGCCACCGCCGCCCACCAGGGCTTCTCGGCCAACCTCTACACCCTGCCGTCGGACGTCTTCCCGCGCGGCGCGGTCGGGTCGGTCGTCGGCATCGGCGGCATGCTGGGCGCCTTCGGCGGCATGGCCTTCTCGAAGTACATCGGCCAGGTGCTGGAGCAGATCGGCACCTACACCCCGATCTTCATCGTCGCCGGCAGCGCCTATCTGATCGCCCTGCTGGTCATCCACCTGCTCACGCCCAAGATGGAGCCGGTGACGATCTAG
- a CDS encoding oxidoreductase: MTTAPDLNVALVGYGYVGKTFHAPLIAATPGLALHTVVSSDPAKVAADWPQVRVVAAFETLLADPAIDLVVIATPNALHAPQAIAALRAGKPVVVDKPFALDLAQAREMAETAKTAGKLLAVFHNRRWDSDFQTLQRLIADGTLGQVVQYESHFDRFRPQVRDRWRERAGPGAGAWMDLGPHLLDQALVLFGEPLAIAADIGIQREGAQADDYFHVLLRYPTLRVILHGSLLTAASDLRLAVHGTKASYVKHGLDPQEAQLKAGMTPGAPGWGRDSRHGVLTTVENDVQVHTDVRPEITGYRTFYAGVRDAIRDGAPPRCPSSRRCG, translated from the coding sequence ATGACCACGGCTCCTGATCTGAACGTCGCTCTTGTCGGCTATGGCTATGTCGGCAAGACCTTCCACGCCCCGCTGATCGCCGCGACGCCGGGTCTGGCGCTGCATACGGTCGTCTCCAGCGATCCGGCCAAGGTGGCGGCCGACTGGCCCCAGGTCCGCGTCGTCGCCGCGTTCGAGACCTTGCTGGCCGATCCCGCCATCGACCTGGTCGTCATCGCCACGCCCAACGCCCTGCACGCGCCCCAGGCCATCGCCGCCTTGCGGGCGGGCAAGCCCGTCGTGGTCGACAAGCCCTTCGCCCTCGACCTCGCGCAGGCGCGCGAAATGGCCGAAACGGCCAAGACCGCCGGCAAGCTGTTGGCCGTGTTCCACAACCGCCGCTGGGACAGCGACTTCCAGACGCTCCAGCGCCTGATCGCCGACGGGACCCTGGGCCAGGTCGTGCAGTACGAGAGTCATTTCGACCGCTTCCGCCCGCAGGTCCGCGACCGCTGGCGCGAGCGGGCCGGACCGGGCGCCGGCGCCTGGATGGACCTGGGCCCTCACCTGCTGGACCAGGCCCTGGTGCTGTTCGGCGAGCCCCTGGCCATCGCCGCCGACATCGGGATTCAGCGCGAGGGCGCGCAAGCCGACGACTATTTCCACGTCCTGCTGCGCTACCCGACCTTGCGGGTGATCCTGCACGGCAGCCTGCTGACCGCCGCCAGCGACCTGCGCCTGGCGGTGCACGGGACCAAGGCCAGCTACGTCAAGCACGGCCTCGACCCGCAGGAGGCCCAGCTGAAGGCGGGCATGACCCCCGGCGCGCCCGGCTGGGGCCGCGACAGCCGCCATGGCGTGCTGACCACGGTCGAGAACGACGTCCAGGTCCATACCGACGTCCGCCCCGAGATCACCGGCTATCGGACCTTCTACGCCGGCGTCCGCGACGCCATCCGCGACGGCGCCCCTCCCCGGTGCCCGTCGAGCAGGCGCTGCGGGTGA
- a CDS encoding TonB-dependent receptor has protein sequence MSRKLALVGVLGCVATGAAHAQETRPTVPTAPQAPAQVTPQPATKAATKPATPPAAPKPVTPEDLDTEVEAVTITASGKPFGAVLGDIPPEETFSAADVRSFGVSSIDDLLTELTPQTTSGLGGDPVVLLNGRRISGQGEIRDIPTEAIQRVEILPEEVALKYGYSADQKVVNIVLRQRFRARTVDASVGGPMEGGQTSEQLNWSQLRLNRQGRSNLAIKVQNSDQLLESDRDLVSRTNSGLYDFTGNIAPLGGDLTALSALAGAPVTVAGVPASAASGAPGLSAFLPSANQANASDITDYRTLLPRSRQVSINSVTNRYILDNVSATLNLGATASQSDSLLGPARARLIIPAADPYSPFGQDVALFRYLGDRDALGQTSRNLSGHLGFTLNRDTEDLRLSLTGNYDHAINKTETDRGVDLTAVQSRLTALDPTLNPFSPLTGLSLNTDRARSTTDSADLQFVANGALAKFRAGDLSSTLKLGVSGSRLDGTSIRSGVESDSEQSRGDATAQVSFDLPLASRRKGVRAGIGDLSTNLNLAVRQVSDFGTLTTIGGGVNWSPVKPVSFIVSATRQENAPSLAQLGNPLITTPNAQIFDYVRGQTVDVTRISGGNADLKGETRNVLRFGATWKPEKVQGLSLTANYSRVRIDNPVAGFPAATAAVEAAFPDRFTRDADGNLTRIDTRAVNFAKRESEQIRWGFNFSRQIGKTPPPPAGGWRGRQGGDQPPGAELLRRAPSSSSSGDNRGGDDNRAPQPPTETSTDPNTQQQAQNQTPAAGDDAPRPSPGFGGDGPRGGGQGFGGPGGGGRGFGGGFGGRGGGGNPRATRLQLALFHTIHLKEKVTIADGVPTLDLLNGDVIGSGGGQARNEVEAQAGITRYGLGARLSANWTSGTHVAAGTGGASTDLDFSSLATVNLRLFADLGVRRELVQKHPILRGTRLTLSVNNLFDQQQTVRDATGVTPVNYQPDYLDPRGRVLQFSVRKLLF, from the coding sequence GTGAGCCGCAAACTGGCCTTGGTCGGTGTTCTCGGCTGCGTCGCGACCGGCGCCGCCCATGCGCAGGAGACCAGGCCGACCGTCCCGACGGCGCCTCAAGCCCCCGCGCAGGTCACGCCCCAGCCCGCGACGAAGGCCGCCACCAAGCCGGCGACCCCGCCAGCCGCTCCCAAGCCCGTGACGCCCGAGGACCTCGACACCGAGGTCGAGGCCGTCACCATCACGGCCAGCGGCAAGCCGTTCGGCGCGGTGCTGGGCGACATCCCGCCGGAAGAGACCTTCAGCGCCGCCGACGTCCGCTCGTTCGGCGTCTCGTCGATCGACGACCTGCTCACCGAATTGACGCCCCAGACCACCAGCGGCCTGGGCGGCGATCCCGTGGTGCTGTTGAACGGCCGGCGCATCTCGGGCCAGGGCGAGATCCGCGACATCCCGACCGAGGCCATCCAGCGGGTCGAGATCCTGCCCGAGGAAGTGGCCCTGAAGTACGGCTACTCGGCCGACCAGAAGGTCGTGAACATCGTGCTGCGCCAGCGCTTCCGCGCCCGGACCGTGGACGCCTCGGTCGGTGGCCCCATGGAGGGCGGCCAGACAAGCGAGCAGTTGAACTGGAGCCAGCTGCGCCTGAACCGTCAGGGCCGCAGCAACCTGGCGATCAAGGTCCAGAACAGCGACCAGCTGCTGGAAAGCGACCGCGACCTGGTCAGCCGCACCAACAGCGGCCTCTACGACTTCACCGGCAACATCGCCCCGCTCGGCGGCGACCTGACCGCGCTCAGCGCCCTGGCCGGCGCGCCGGTGACGGTCGCGGGCGTCCCGGCCTCGGCGGCCAGCGGCGCGCCCGGCCTTTCCGCCTTCCTGCCGAGCGCGAACCAGGCCAACGCCAGCGACATCACCGACTACCGCACCCTGCTGCCCCGCAGCCGGCAGGTGTCGATCAACAGCGTCACCAACCGCTACATCCTCGACAACGTCTCGGCGACGCTGAACCTGGGCGCGACAGCGTCGCAGAGCGACTCGCTGCTGGGCCCGGCCCGCGCGCGCCTGATCATCCCGGCCGCCGACCCTTATTCGCCGTTCGGCCAGGACGTGGCGCTCTTCCGCTATCTGGGCGACCGAGACGCCCTGGGCCAGACCTCGCGCAATCTGTCGGGCCACCTGGGCTTCACCCTGAACCGCGACACCGAGGATCTGCGGCTGTCGCTGACCGGAAACTACGACCACGCGATCAACAAGACGGAGACCGATCGGGGTGTCGACCTCACGGCCGTCCAGAGCCGCCTCACCGCGCTGGACCCGACGCTGAACCCGTTCTCGCCGCTGACCGGTCTTTCTCTCAACACCGATCGGGCGCGCTCGACCACCGACAGCGCCGACCTGCAGTTCGTCGCCAACGGCGCCCTGGCCAAGTTCCGTGCCGGCGATCTCTCCTCGACCCTCAAGCTGGGCGTCAGCGGCTCGCGCCTGGACGGGACCTCGATCCGCTCGGGCGTCGAGAGCGACAGCGAGCAGTCGCGTGGCGACGCCACCGCCCAGGTCAGCTTCGACCTGCCCCTGGCCAGCCGCCGCAAGGGCGTGCGGGCCGGGATCGGCGACCTCTCGACCAACCTGAACCTGGCCGTGCGCCAGGTTTCGGACTTCGGGACCCTGACCACGATCGGCGGCGGCGTGAACTGGTCGCCGGTCAAGCCGGTCAGCTTCATCGTCTCGGCCACCCGCCAGGAGAACGCCCCCAGCCTGGCCCAGCTGGGCAATCCGCTGATCACCACCCCGAACGCCCAGATCTTCGACTATGTGCGCGGCCAGACCGTGGACGTCACGCGGATCAGCGGCGGCAATGCCGACCTGAAGGGCGAAACCCGCAACGTCCTGCGCTTCGGCGCAACCTGGAAGCCCGAGAAGGTCCAGGGCCTGTCGCTGACCGCCAACTACAGCCGGGTGCGGATCGACAATCCGGTCGCCGGCTTCCCGGCCGCCACGGCGGCGGTCGAGGCGGCCTTCCCCGACCGCTTCACCCGCGACGCGGACGGCAACCTGACCCGCATAGACACCCGCGCGGTCAATTTCGCCAAGCGCGAGAGCGAGCAGATCCGCTGGGGCTTCAACTTCTCGCGCCAGATCGGCAAGACCCCGCCCCCACCGGCCGGCGGCTGGCGCGGACGCCAAGGTGGCGACCAGCCGCCCGGCGCCGAGCTGCTGCGCCGCGCGCCCTCGTCTTCGTCTTCTGGCGACAACCGCGGCGGCGACGACAACCGCGCGCCGCAACCGCCTACCGAGACCAGCACCGATCCCAATACCCAGCAGCAGGCCCAGAACCAGACGCCGGCCGCGGGCGACGACGCTCCACGTCCCTCGCCCGGTTTCGGCGGCGACGGCCCGCGTGGCGGCGGCCAGGGCTTCGGCGGTCCCGGCGGCGGCGGACGCGGCTTCGGCGGCGGCTTCGGGGGTCGAGGCGGCGGCGGCAATCCTCGCGCCACGCGCCTGCAGCTCGCGCTGTTCCACACCATCCACCTGAAGGAAAAGGTCACCATCGCCGACGGCGTCCCGACCCTGGACCTGCTGAACGGCGACGTGATCGGCTCGGGCGGCGGCCAGGCCCGCAACGAGGTCGAAGCCCAGGCGGGGATCACGCGCTACGGCCTGGGCGCGCGCCTGTCGGCCAACTGGACCAGCGGCACGCACGTGGCGGCGGGGACCGGCGGCGCGTCGACGGATCTGGACTTCTCCAGCCTGGCGACGGTCAACCTGCGCCTGTTCGCCGACCTGGGCGTGCGGCGTGAGCTTGTCCAGAAGCACCCCATCCTGCGGGGCACGCGCCTGACCCTGTCGGTCAACAACCTGTTCGACCAGCAGCAGACGGTGCGCGACGCCACCGGCGTGACTCCGGTCAACTATCAGCCGGACTACCTGGATCCGCGCGGACGGGTGCTGCAGTTCAGCGTGCGGAAGCTCTTGTTTTAG
- a CDS encoding alpha,alpha-trehalose-phosphate synthase (UDP-forming) produces the protein MSRLIVVSNRVNPPNPAADGEGSVGGLAMALAAALREYSGIWFGWSGKTTAEFTGQLNMQRIEGVTVATVDLEETDYQEYYNGYANKTLWPLFHYRVDLTAYDRSFGEGYDRVNKRFAETLLPLIEPDDIIWVHDYHLIPLARELRRMGVTNRIGFFLHIPWPAHQLVVTLPRHRQLVEALFHYDLLGFQTEESLHAFEGYVFNEVHGSKNELGELQAFGHKLHASAFPIGIDVEDFTKIVTGDTARKVYDRMMAHSVFRKMVVGVDRLDYSKGLEERLIGFERFLHDHPNLRREVMLLQIAPISRDEVEAYQDLRGRLDGLIGRINGAYAEMDFTPIRYVNRSYRRDELAGVYRASKAALVTPLRDGMNLVAKEYVAAQEPEDPGVLILSRFAGAARQMKDALIINPNSPEEISDALERALSMDVKERKRRWEALFNNVTREDVTAWRDDFVAALRARPGPGQDGETLEKPAVIQSLDVAAKALRTKTPEAKAMRA, from the coding sequence ATGAGCCGGTTGATCGTCGTCTCCAACCGCGTCAATCCGCCGAACCCGGCGGCCGACGGCGAAGGCAGCGTCGGCGGCCTGGCCATGGCCCTGGCCGCGGCGCTGCGCGAGTATTCGGGCATCTGGTTCGGCTGGAGCGGCAAGACCACCGCCGAGTTCACCGGCCAGCTGAACATGCAGCGGATCGAGGGCGTGACGGTCGCCACCGTCGATCTCGAGGAGACCGACTATCAGGAGTACTACAACGGCTACGCCAACAAGACGCTGTGGCCGCTGTTCCACTATCGCGTTGACCTGACCGCCTACGACCGCTCGTTCGGCGAGGGCTATGACCGGGTCAACAAGCGCTTCGCCGAGACCCTGCTGCCCCTGATCGAGCCGGACGACATCATCTGGGTGCACGACTACCACCTGATCCCGCTGGCGCGCGAGCTGCGGCGGATGGGCGTGACCAACCGGATCGGGTTTTTCCTGCACATCCCGTGGCCGGCCCACCAACTGGTGGTCACCCTGCCCCGTCACCGGCAGCTGGTGGAGGCGCTGTTCCACTACGATCTGCTGGGCTTCCAGACCGAGGAATCGCTGCACGCCTTCGAGGGCTACGTCTTCAACGAGGTGCATGGCTCCAAGAACGAGCTGGGCGAGCTGCAGGCGTTCGGCCACAAGCTGCACGCCTCGGCCTTCCCGATCGGCATCGACGTCGAGGACTTCACGAAGATCGTCACGGGCGACACCGCGCGGAAGGTCTACGACCGGATGATGGCCCACAGCGTGTTCCGCAAGATGGTCGTGGGCGTAGACCGCCTGGACTATTCCAAGGGCCTGGAGGAGCGGCTGATCGGCTTCGAGCGCTTCCTGCACGACCACCCGAACCTGCGCCGCGAGGTCATGCTGCTGCAGATCGCCCCGATCTCGCGCGACGAGGTCGAGGCCTATCAGGACCTGCGCGGACGGCTGGACGGCCTGATCGGCCGCATCAACGGCGCCTATGCCGAGATGGACTTCACGCCGATCCGCTACGTCAACCGCTCGTACCGGCGCGACGAGTTGGCCGGGGTCTACCGGGCCAGCAAGGCCGCGCTGGTCACGCCGCTGCGCGACGGCATGAACCTGGTGGCCAAGGAGTACGTCGCGGCCCAGGAGCCCGAGGATCCGGGCGTGCTGATCCTGTCGCGCTTCGCTGGCGCCGCGCGCCAGATGAAGGACGCCCTGATCATCAATCCCAACAGCCCCGAGGAGATCTCGGACGCGTTGGAGCGGGCGCTGTCGATGGACGTCAAGGAACGCAAGCGCCGCTGGGAGGCGCTGTTCAACAACGTCACCCGCGAGGACGTCACCGCCTGGCGCGACGACTTCGTGGCGGCCCTGCGCGCGCGGCCGGGTCCGGGCCAGGACGGCGAGACCCTGGAAAAGCCGGCGGTCATCCAGAGCCTGGACGTGGCCGCCAAGGCCCTGCGGACCAAGACCCCCGAGGCCAAGGCGATGCGCGCTTAG
- a CDS encoding PQQ-dependent sugar dehydrogenase, with the protein MRPSLLAASAALAAALVACGPAPAQPGAQPGQAGAPVESRPPNAPEQKPAFANQTRAPGLNSHTVGQYTTLASGLDHPWGLAFLPSGEILVTERAGRLRVLGKDGKLSPAVAGLPAVFAEGQGGLLGVAIDPNYASNGLVYWTFSEAEGGVNGTAAARGKLVLGPNPKLENVQVIWRQAPKMDSALHFGGRLVFAPDGKLFITTGERSIPEGRVQAQKLDATLGKVVRTNADGSIPSDNPFVSTPGAKPEIWSYGHRNLQAAALDPNGKLWTVEHGAKGGDELNHPEAGKNYGWATITYGEEYSGKPIGDGITQKDGLEQPVYYWDPVIAPSGMAFYESDLFPGLKHSLLIGSLKEQHVDRLVLKDGKVVGEERLFTDIGGRVRDVVAGPDGAIYVVTDEDDGKLIKITPKK; encoded by the coding sequence ATGCGTCCCTCCCTGCTCGCCGCTTCCGCCGCCCTCGCCGCCGCCCTGGTCGCCTGTGGTCCCGCCCCAGCCCAGCCTGGCGCCCAACCCGGCCAGGCCGGCGCGCCCGTCGAGAGCCGCCCGCCCAACGCGCCCGAGCAGAAGCCCGCCTTCGCCAACCAGACCCGCGCCCCGGGCCTGAACTCCCACACCGTCGGCCAGTACACGACCCTGGCCAGCGGCCTCGACCATCCTTGGGGCCTGGCCTTCCTGCCCTCGGGTGAGATCCTGGTCACCGAGCGCGCCGGCCGCCTGCGGGTGCTGGGCAAGGACGGCAAGCTGTCGCCAGCCGTCGCCGGCCTGCCCGCCGTGTTCGCCGAGGGCCAGGGCGGCCTGCTGGGCGTGGCCATCGATCCGAACTACGCCAGCAACGGCCTCGTCTACTGGACCTTCTCCGAGGCCGAAGGCGGGGTGAACGGCACGGCCGCCGCGCGCGGCAAGCTGGTCCTGGGTCCGAACCCGAAGCTGGAGAACGTCCAGGTCATCTGGCGCCAGGCGCCCAAGATGGACAGCGCCCTGCACTTCGGCGGCCGCCTGGTCTTCGCGCCGGACGGCAAGCTATTCATCACCACCGGCGAGCGCTCGATCCCGGAAGGCCGCGTCCAGGCCCAGAAGCTGGACGCCACCCTCGGCAAGGTCGTGCGGACCAACGCCGATGGCTCGATCCCGTCCGACAATCCCTTCGTCAGCACGCCCGGCGCCAAGCCCGAGATCTGGTCCTACGGCCACCGCAACCTGCAGGCCGCCGCCCTGGATCCCAACGGCAAGCTGTGGACCGTCGAGCACGGCGCCAAGGGCGGCGACGAGCTGAACCATCCCGAGGCGGGCAAGAACTACGGCTGGGCCACCATCACCTATGGCGAGGAATATTCCGGCAAGCCGATCGGCGACGGCATCACCCAGAAGGACGGCCTGGAGCAGCCGGTCTACTATTGGGATCCGGTGATCGCGCCCTCGGGCATGGCCTTCTACGAAAGTGACCTTTTCCCGGGCCTCAAGCATAGCCTGCTGATCGGCTCGCTGAAGGAGCAGCACGTCGACCGCCTGGTGCTCAAGGACGGCAAGGTGGTCGGCGAGGAGCGCCTGTTCACCGACATCGGCGGCCGCGTCCGCGACGTCGTGGCCGGCCCGGACGGCGCTATCTACGTCGTCACCGACGAGGACGACGGCAAGCTGATCAAGATCACGCCGAAGAAGTAG
- the otsB gene encoding trehalose-phosphatase, whose protein sequence is MTVAQPVARLESVDFPPPPLDLPRRAALFLDLDGTLAPIMPRPDDVGPDPRRARLLARLRETFENRVAVVSGRDLPNLDYILDGGVRAIGAVHGLVRRTADGAVIAREPHPGLIDARRILVELAHCERGLLFEDKGLSVALHYRNAPACAEAVIEAAERLSQATGLVLQLGDMVAELRTPGADKGAAVTAFLREAPFVGATPVFIGDDLTDEDGFVAARRLGGFGVLVGELRPTQARYHLADTDAVARWLEDLCAPSITPMAKVRA, encoded by the coding sequence ATGACCGTGGCTCAGCCGGTCGCGCGCCTGGAATCTGTCGATTTCCCGCCCCCGCCCCTCGACCTGCCGCGTCGCGCGGCGCTGTTTCTCGACCTGGACGGCACCCTGGCCCCGATCATGCCGCGCCCGGACGACGTGGGTCCCGATCCACGCCGGGCCCGTCTGCTGGCCCGCCTGCGCGAGACCTTCGAGAACCGCGTCGCCGTGGTCAGCGGCCGCGACCTGCCCAATCTCGACTACATCCTGGACGGCGGCGTGCGCGCGATCGGCGCGGTGCATGGCCTGGTGCGCCGGACGGCCGACGGCGCGGTGATCGCGCGCGAGCCTCACCCGGGCCTGATCGACGCCCGCCGCATCCTGGTCGAGCTGGCCCATTGCGAGCGCGGCCTGCTGTTCGAGGACAAGGGCCTGTCCGTCGCCCTGCATTATCGCAACGCGCCGGCCTGCGCCGAGGCGGTGATCGAGGCGGCTGAGCGCCTGTCCCAGGCCACCGGGCTGGTGCTGCAGCTGGGCGACATGGTGGCCGAGCTGCGCACGCCGGGCGCCGACAAGGGCGCGGCGGTGACGGCGTTCCTGCGCGAGGCCCCGTTCGTGGGCGCGACGCCGGTATTCATCGGCGATGACCTGACCGACGAGGACGGCTTCGTCGCCGCCCGCCGCCTGGGTGGGTTCGGCGTGCTGGTCGGCGAGCTCCGCCCGACGCAGGCCCGCTATCACCTGGCCGACACCGACGCGGTCGCCCGCTGGCTGGAAGACCTCTGCGCGCCCTCGATCACCCCCATGGCCAAGGTGCGCGCATGA
- a CDS encoding 2-keto-4-pentenoate hydratase, which yields MTVSEADSVVFTPAAIAPQFVKARQEGVSVPGYPGGVIPSSMAEGYSVQDIAIDLWPDELVGWKVGLVPPQHRERLSADRLAGCIFKTKVQDAKVGAPNEFRAIAGGFCAVEAEFIIRLGKDAPADKTQWTAEEAAEYVGDLLVGVEIAGSPLATINALGPTVVASDFGNNDGQIIGQAISNWRDVAWEDMPVETFINGKSVGKATAATIPGSPLAALAFLLGTVAARGKPLKKGQIVTTGATTGIHDVVAGDVAHVDFGPFGTVDCVAVPAK from the coding sequence GTGACCGTTTCTGAGGCCGACAGCGTGGTTTTCACCCCCGCGGCCATCGCCCCCCAGTTCGTCAAGGCCCGCCAAGAGGGTGTTTCGGTCCCCGGCTATCCGGGCGGCGTGATTCCCTCGAGCATGGCCGAAGGCTATTCGGTGCAGGATATCGCCATCGACCTGTGGCCAGACGAACTGGTCGGCTGGAAGGTCGGCCTGGTGCCGCCGCAGCACCGTGAGCGCCTGAGCGCCGATCGCCTGGCCGGCTGCATCTTCAAGACCAAGGTCCAGGACGCCAAAGTCGGCGCGCCGAACGAATTCCGCGCCATCGCGGGCGGCTTCTGCGCCGTCGAGGCCGAGTTCATCATCCGCCTGGGCAAGGACGCCCCGGCCGACAAGACCCAATGGACCGCCGAGGAAGCCGCCGAATACGTCGGCGACCTCCTGGTCGGCGTCGAGATCGCCGGCAGCCCGCTGGCCACCATCAACGCCCTGGGCCCCACCGTCGTGGCGTCGGACTTCGGCAACAACGATGGTCAGATCATTGGTCAGGCCATTTCCAACTGGCGCGATGTCGCCTGGGAGGATATGCCCGTCGAGACCTTCATCAACGGCAAGTCGGTCGGTAAGGCCACCGCCGCCACGATTCCGGGCTCTCCGCTGGCCGCCCTGGCCTTCCTGCTCGGAACCGTCGCCGCGCGCGGCAAGCCGCTGAAGAAGGGTCAGATCGTCACCACCGGCGCGACCACGGGTATTCACGACGTGGTCGCCGGAGACGTGGCCCACGTCGATTTCGGCCCGTTCGGAACCGTGGACTGCGTCGCCGTCCCGGCGAAATAA